Proteins from a genomic interval of Acomys russatus chromosome 19, mAcoRus1.1, whole genome shotgun sequence:
- the Epo gene encoding erythropoietin isoform X1: MGVPERPTLLFLLSLLLIPLGLPVLCAPPRLICDSRVLERYILEARDAENVTMGCAEGPRLSENITVPDTKVNFYAWKRMEVEEQAREVWQGLSLLSEAILRGQALLANSSQPAETPQLYIDKAVSGLRSLTSLLRVLGAQKEPKSLPDATPPSPLRTLTADTFCKLFRVYSNFIRGKLKLYTGEACRREDR; encoded by the exons ATGGGGGTGCCTG AACGTCCCACCCTGCTGTTTTTACTGTCTTTGCTACTGATTCCGCTGGGCCTCCCAGTCCTCTGTGCTCCCCCGCGCCTCATCTGCGACAGTCGCGTCCTGGAGAGGTACATCTTGGAGGCCAGGGACGCAGAGAATGTCACG ATGGGTTGTGCAGAAGGTCCCAGGCTAAGTGAGAATATTACAGTCCCAGACACCAAAGTCAACTTCTATGCTTGGAAAAGAATGGAG GTGGAAGAACAGGCCAGAGAAGTGTGGCAAGGCCTGTCCCTGCTCTCAGAAGCCATCCTGCGGGGCCAGGCCCTGCTAGCCAATTCCTCCCAGCCAGCGGAGACCCCTCAGCTATACATAGACAAAGCCGTCAGTGGCTTGCGTAGCCTCACTTCCCTGCTCCGGGTGCTGGGAGCCCAG AAGGAACCGAAATCACTTCCAGATGCCACCCCACCTTCTCCACTCCGAACCCTCACAGCGGATACTTTCTGCAAACTCTTCCGGGTCTACTCCAACTTTATCCGGGGGAAACTGAAGTTGTACACAGGGGAGGCTTGCAGGAGAGAGGACAGGTGA
- the Epo gene encoding erythropoietin isoform X2: protein MGVPERPTLLFLLSLLLIPLGLPVLCAPPRLICDSRVLERYILEARDAENVTMGCAEGPRLSENITVPDTKVNFYAWKRMEVEEQAREVWQGLSLLSEAILRGQALLANSSQPAETPQLYIDKAVSGLRSLTSLLRVLGAQEPKSLPDATPPSPLRTLTADTFCKLFRVYSNFIRGKLKLYTGEACRREDR from the exons ATGGGGGTGCCTG AACGTCCCACCCTGCTGTTTTTACTGTCTTTGCTACTGATTCCGCTGGGCCTCCCAGTCCTCTGTGCTCCCCCGCGCCTCATCTGCGACAGTCGCGTCCTGGAGAGGTACATCTTGGAGGCCAGGGACGCAGAGAATGTCACG ATGGGTTGTGCAGAAGGTCCCAGGCTAAGTGAGAATATTACAGTCCCAGACACCAAAGTCAACTTCTATGCTTGGAAAAGAATGGAG GTGGAAGAACAGGCCAGAGAAGTGTGGCAAGGCCTGTCCCTGCTCTCAGAAGCCATCCTGCGGGGCCAGGCCCTGCTAGCCAATTCCTCCCAGCCAGCGGAGACCCCTCAGCTATACATAGACAAAGCCGTCAGTGGCTTGCGTAGCCTCACTTCCCTGCTCCGGGTGCTGGGAGCCCAG GAACCGAAATCACTTCCAGATGCCACCCCACCTTCTCCACTCCGAACCCTCACAGCGGATACTTTCTGCAAACTCTTCCGGGTCTACTCCAACTTTATCCGGGGGAAACTGAAGTTGTACACAGGGGAGGCTTGCAGGAGAGAGGACAGGTGA